From Novipirellula aureliae, the proteins below share one genomic window:
- a CDS encoding PIG-L deacetylase family protein, protein MAHPDDAEIGCVGTLIRLAELGWEIHIATVSAGDCGALTGSPSEVAEIRIAEGVAAAKLANARFHCLREPDGRLVYDRVALQKTIDLFRDVAPTLVITMPMSDYHADHEITSQLGRAASFVYAAPNASERPLTDGSTVPYLYYSDGHGGKDRMGQPIIPTTIVDISEQLDQKTEMLACHKSQREWLKAHNGIDDYLSAMRHYCTQRGQQYGVHAAEAFVQHRGHGHPSNDILAELFPLLTSSQSQAKPRN, encoded by the coding sequence TTGGCGCATCCCGATGATGCCGAGATCGGCTGTGTCGGCACGCTGATTCGATTGGCTGAATTGGGCTGGGAGATCCACATCGCAACCGTTTCCGCTGGCGATTGTGGAGCGCTGACGGGCAGTCCGTCCGAGGTAGCTGAAATCAGAATCGCCGAGGGGGTGGCGGCGGCGAAACTGGCAAATGCACGGTTTCATTGTCTTCGCGAGCCTGACGGACGCCTCGTCTATGACCGCGTTGCTCTGCAAAAGACGATCGACTTGTTTCGTGATGTCGCTCCAACGCTCGTTATCACCATGCCGATGTCGGATTATCATGCCGATCACGAAATCACTAGCCAATTGGGCCGCGCGGCCTCGTTTGTCTACGCAGCCCCCAACGCATCAGAGCGACCACTTACCGATGGCTCGACCGTTCCCTACCTGTATTACAGCGACGGTCATGGTGGCAAGGACCGCATGGGACAACCGATCATTCCGACCACGATCGTTGATATCAGTGAACAACTCGATCAAAAGACCGAGATGTTGGCGTGTCACAAGAGCCAACGAGAATGGCTGAAGGCTCATAACGGAATCGACGATTACTTGTCAGCGATGCGGCATTACTGTACGCAACGCGGCCAGCAGTATGGCGTCCACGCGGCGGAAGCGTTTGTGCAACATCGCGGGCATGGCCATCCGTCAAATGATATACTGGCGGAGCTGTTTCCACTTTTGACCTCTTCACAATCGCAAGCAAAGCCTCGAAATTAG
- a CDS encoding Hpt domain-containing protein: MRLMTTPSLAVVNRDELINRMMGSIPMAERLLKRFVETASQDIELLESTVRLGDQQAIASLAHRHKGTARTIAAPRVAECAAKLEACTSTNSTADLLGILDELRKFHNEVRLVQQAGLVNPTQDVTISPDVEASL; this comes from the coding sequence ATGAGATTAATGACAACACCATCGTTAGCGGTGGTGAATCGCGATGAGCTGATCAATCGGATGATGGGCAGTATTCCCATGGCGGAACGGCTGTTGAAACGATTTGTCGAAACAGCGAGCCAGGATATTGAGCTCTTGGAATCAACCGTCCGGCTGGGGGATCAACAAGCGATCGCCTCGCTAGCACACCGCCATAAGGGTACCGCTAGAACGATTGCCGCGCCGCGAGTGGCGGAGTGTGCCGCTAAACTTGAAGCGTGTACTTCGACCAATTCCACTGCCGATCTTTTAGGGATCCTCGATGAACTTCGCAAGTTTCACAACGAAGTACGCCTCGTTCAGCAAGCCGGACTGGTGAACCCAACGCAAGACGTAACTATTTCCCCAGACGTGGAAGCATCACTGTGA
- a CDS encoding HD domain-containing phosphohydrolase: MKKEPSPVPILVVDDDPIAAETLCYALSQFGYSSVIALNGMEALEHIRTGNYRIVISDVEMPEMNGIDLCREIRRRGSCGYTYVILLTGRSDTASVVAGLDAGADDYIAKPFSPREMQMRIRAGERILLLESRDLMIFALAKLADSRDHDTGSHLDRIREFSRLLTLELSTWPEYQALIDGIYIQSIYETSPLHDIGKVGIPDRILLKPGKLTEAEFAIMTQHAKIGGDTLQAVADAHPEAVFLRMAHEIAMTHHERWDGTGYPNGLAGEEIPLCGRIVAIADVYDALTSHRVYKPAFDHQKAVNIIREGAGSHFDPNLVRAFLKLESKFQEVKATMNDAPENEDSEFMPRNRYEHTSVTSLQLSQPV, encoded by the coding sequence GTGAAAAAAGAACCCAGCCCCGTTCCAATTTTGGTTGTCGATGACGATCCGATCGCTGCGGAGACACTCTGTTACGCGTTATCCCAGTTCGGCTATTCATCGGTTATCGCGCTCAATGGAATGGAGGCACTCGAACACATTCGCACAGGAAACTATCGAATCGTGATTTCGGATGTCGAGATGCCGGAGATGAACGGGATCGATTTGTGCCGAGAAATCCGCAGACGCGGATCGTGCGGCTACACCTACGTGATTTTGCTTACCGGTCGCAGCGATACCGCTAGCGTTGTTGCAGGACTTGATGCTGGCGCGGATGACTACATCGCCAAGCCGTTTTCGCCACGCGAAATGCAAATGCGGATTCGGGCGGGAGAACGGATATTGCTACTCGAAAGTCGCGATCTAATGATCTTTGCACTGGCAAAGTTGGCCGACAGTCGTGACCATGATACCGGAAGCCATCTCGATCGAATCCGAGAGTTCAGTCGCCTGCTGACGCTGGAGCTTTCGACATGGCCTGAGTATCAAGCCCTCATCGATGGAATCTACATTCAATCAATCTATGAGACGAGTCCGCTGCATGACATCGGAAAAGTTGGCATCCCTGATCGAATCCTGCTGAAACCCGGTAAATTGACGGAAGCCGAATTTGCAATCATGACCCAGCATGCCAAGATCGGAGGCGATACGTTGCAAGCGGTTGCCGATGCACACCCGGAAGCGGTCTTTTTGCGGATGGCTCATGAAATTGCCATGACACATCACGAACGTTGGGACGGAACCGGTTATCCAAATGGACTTGCTGGTGAAGAAATTCCGCTATGCGGCCGAATTGTGGCAATCGCCGATGTCTACGATGCCCTTACAAGTCATCGCGTTTACAAGCCAGCATTTGATCATCAAAAGGCCGTCAACATCATCCGCGAAGGAGCCGGTTCGCATTTTGATCCCAATCTCGTTCGAGCTTTCCTCAAACTTGAATCGAAGTTCCAAGAAGTGAAGGCA
- a CDS encoding AraC family transcriptional regulator produces the protein MKPSFEKLINSTGESFRCFDRSVLDSPVKWHRHPEMELTYIPRGTGSRIVGDSISSYSDHDLVLIGSQLPHTWSSDEFRDQRYDRHQAYVLQFHPEFLGCDFFQCGEMAEIAEMFHRARRGLFFPADVAIPIGLRLKGLIETEGASRLIGMLEILNLLSQYSDATELASELYRVSPSANANRESETRIQIVCDYIVNHLSDPELTHRDLAELVDMNPSAFSRFFKQSTGRTLSAYIGELRIGLACRLLADTDGSILAVCYQSGFANLSNFNRRFRQLRNMTPRDYRTRFRVSV, from the coding sequence ATGAAGCCATCGTTTGAAAAGTTGATCAATTCAACGGGGGAATCCTTTCGCTGTTTCGACCGTTCGGTACTCGACTCGCCGGTCAAATGGCACCGCCATCCTGAAATGGAGCTCACCTACATTCCGAGGGGGACGGGCTCGCGAATTGTTGGCGATTCGATTAGCAGTTACAGCGATCACGATCTCGTATTGATTGGTTCGCAGCTTCCTCACACCTGGTCGTCCGACGAATTCCGCGACCAACGGTACGATCGGCATCAAGCGTATGTGCTGCAATTCCATCCGGAATTTCTTGGCTGCGATTTTTTCCAATGTGGCGAGATGGCAGAGATCGCTGAGATGTTCCATCGTGCCCGTCGCGGATTGTTTTTCCCCGCTGACGTTGCCATTCCCATCGGTCTGCGACTCAAAGGTCTGATCGAAACCGAAGGAGCAAGCCGACTGATCGGGATGCTTGAGATTCTAAATCTTTTATCCCAGTATTCGGATGCAACGGAACTGGCGAGCGAATTGTATCGAGTCTCTCCTTCGGCCAACGCAAATCGAGAATCGGAAACCCGGATCCAGATCGTTTGTGATTACATCGTCAATCATCTTTCCGACCCCGAATTGACACATCGCGACTTGGCAGAACTTGTTGACATGAATCCCTCGGCATTCAGTCGTTTTTTCAAGCAATCGACGGGCCGAACCCTGTCCGCCTACATCGGCGAATTGCGAATCGGTTTGGCATGTCGATTGTTAGCCGATACCGACGGATCGATTCTGGCGGTGTGTTACCAATCGGGGTTCGCCAACCTTTCGAATTTCAATCGCCGGTTCCGTCAACTGCGAAACATGACCCCGCGCGACTACCGAACTCGATTCCGAGTCTCGGTGTAG